One window of the Apium graveolens cultivar Ventura unplaced genomic scaffold, ASM990537v1 ctg8071, whole genome shotgun sequence genome contains the following:
- the LOC141704636 gene encoding cyclin-D2-1-like, producing MAASDPFSLENLLCTDSLHFDDLEAIDDLNHLIDSNNLVDNGSEPLIGLIPMQSDQAHGHFCSGAPTICLAINYLNRYLSVYEHLVEKFWSVQLVAVACLLLAAKLEDVGVPSTVDLQVADPSFIFEYQSLKSMELNVLASLKWRMYACTPFSYIDFFIRKLKSEDMIPSESLMYGSLIYKSCQFIVNTMKGVDFLEFRPSEISAAVAICVTRETQESEIDKAISGVMHFEKDRLLKCVQMIEDLTEIAASTDLPDGTVSVAARAGSGSPVGVLDAAFLSYRIYGRTVVSDPSSSNAANQDPKRRRLD from the exons ATGGCAGCCTCAGACCCTTTTAGTCTTGAAAACCTGCTTTGTACTGATAGTCTGCATTTTGATGACCTTGAGGCCATTGATGATCTTAACCATCTTATAGATTCTAATAATCTCGTGGACAATGGATCAGAGCCGTTAATTGGTCTTATTCCAATGCAGAGTGATCAA GCTCATGGGCATTTTTGTTCTGGAGCGCCGACTATTTGCTTAGCGATTAATTACTTGAATCGCTATCTTTCTGTTTATGAACATCTA GTTGAAAAATTTTGGAGTGTTCAATTGGTAGCTGTGGCCTGCTTATTGTTAGCAGCAAAATTGGAAGATGTTGGAGTGCCATCTACTGTTGATTTGCAG GTGGCAGATCCTAGCTTTATTTTTGAATATCAGTCATTAAAATCGATGGAGCTTAATGTGTTGGCCAGCTTGAAATGGAGGATGTATGCTTGTACTCCGTTTTCGTATATAGATTTCTTCATTAGAAAGCTCAAAAGTGAAGATATGATTCCATCAGAGTCTCTGATGTATGGATCATTGATCTATAAATCATGCCAGTTCATAGTGAACACAATGAAAG GTGTTGATTTCCTAGAATTTAGGCCCTCGGAAATCTCAGCTGCTGTTGCAATCTGTGTTACGAGAGAAACACAGGAATCAGAGATTGACAAGGCAATATCTGGTGTCATGCATTTTGAGAAG GATAGGCTGCTGAAGTGTGTTCAAATGATTGAAGATTTGACAGAGATAGCAGCGAGTACTGATCTACCTGATGGTACTGTATCAGTAGCAGCTCGAGCAGGGTCCGGGAGTCCTGTTGGGGTGTTGGATGCAGCATTCTTGAGCTATAGAATCTACGGGAGAACAGTTGTTTCAGATCCTAGTTCATCAAACGCTGCTAATCAAGATCCGAAAAGGAGAAGGCTTGATTGA